From Asterias amurensis chromosome 3, ASM3211899v1, a single genomic window includes:
- the LOC139935223 gene encoding uncharacterized protein isoform X3: MVSNSASAEGFLPFAQVAKVMDIIKASFGNLADFLQENLALQRRLMENMAIARAREAGRSVCSLTLDLLSDQLAKKIHERHQRLQEEAARRFSSTGEPTKMEIELRQIYASVMEFENNESWLLEWREKLREAPKDLKFIHALISHILACQDHPFTQLLKKFQFSVYQSLLPLIQKDAEALEQIRVPYKMVEPLAMSDSKPRVIPTDSFAAPEDLDESLDEDLMRRLKALRTSSHIDQRESLYGNMLASSSSQDKEEEEGDLWDELNSGDETLEDGIEEETRKGDGEEEAPSNHSETTSVKSVGDSGDEKEVLKTRLPNNEELTEGGEGDAATHDSPLRSREASVGESGEETDVIQNNLQSDEEQRDLECNIEKSREPSRSSENLEEEDGEDVFVETDVVHRMRSVSLEIQDDLAEALTEGDKLTKELEDQVAEDSAVAERNMNGNIEETNCINSGDESDVAPDLRTEDVCDDDSETAGKQNVSSEELPEDTLDHNLKSNSIQDTDTCLDSDDQSHDCSTHGEDAVREYQVSEDADLSSRLYERTEERQETKKTEEDEAEERIARLQEEALQRHLKHISKDIQNYLDKLHSLLVAVYEELDSALAKEQCIAVIEKHFFHYIWQPLLTLFRRSNLRKEMAAATAMTKYQNALPENIGIIGKLCLTTEGAAQDENSYPYQLAVEELRRISGYFSPLDKLECVVKASRAIITCVGDFYEAQGQARENAENAVGCDDLLPILSFVVIKSALPHIVSECSVMEEFIHEGYLFGEEGYCLTTLQTSLGYVLKLAED; encoded by the exons AACCTTGCCTTACAACGGAGGTTAATGGAAAATATGGCCATCGCAAGAGCACGAGAAGCAGGG AGATCTGTTTGTAGTTTGACCCTTGACCTGTTGAGTGACCAGCTCGCTAAGAAGATCCATGAGCGCCACCAGCGTCTCCAGGAAGAGGCTGCAAGGCGGTTCTCGTCCACCGGAGAGCCGACTAAAATGGAGATTGAACTCCGACAGATCTACGCCAGCGTCATGGAGTTTGAAAATAACGAG TCCTGGCTTCTTGAATGGAGGGAAAAGCTCCGTGAGGCGCCCAAAGATCTGAAATTCATCCACGCCCTTATCAGCCACATCCTTGCCTGCCAAGATCATCCCTTCACACAACTCCttaagaagtttcagttttccGTCTACCAGAGTCTTCTTCCACTCATCCAGAAAGATGCGGAGGCCCTTGAGCAGATCAGAGTACCTTACAAGATGGTGGAGCCTCTCGCTATGTCAG ATTCCAAGCCGAGAGTCATCCCTACAGATAGTTTTGCAGCTCCTGAAGATCTTGATGAAAGTCTAGATGAGGACCTGATGCGTCGACTCAAAGCCTTGAGGACATCCAGCCACATTGACCAAAGAGAATCTCTGTATGGTAACATGCTGGCATCGTCTTCCTCGCAAGacaaggaggaggaggagggcgATTTGTGGGATGAGCTGAACTCCGGGGATGAAACCCTGGAGGATGGAATCGAGGAGGAGACAAGGAAGGGAGATGGTGAAGAAGAAGCTCCATCAAATCACTCAGAAACTACCTCAGTTAAGAGTGTAGGTGACTCGGGTGATGAGAAAGAGGTCTTGAAGACCCGTTTGCCGAATAATGAAGAGCTGACAGAAGGTGGTGAGGGAGACGCAGCAACACATGATTCCCCATTGAGAAGTCGAGAGGCTTCAGTCGGGGAGTCGGGTGAGGAAACCGATGTCATACAGAATAATCTTCAAAGTGATGAGGAACAGCGAGATCTTGAATGTAATATTGAAAAATCAAGAGAACCTTCAAGGAGTTCGGAGaatcttgaagaagaagatggagaagaTGTTTTTGTAGAGACTGATGTCGTTCATCGGATGAGGAGTGTCAGTCTAGAGATCCAAGACGATCTCGCAGAAGCCCTGACAGAGGGCGACAAACTCACAAAGGAGCTTGAAGACCAGGTCGCAGAAGACTCGGCAGTCGCGGAAAGAAACATGAATGGAAATATAGAAGAAACAAACTGTATCAACAGTGGCGATGAGTCAGATGTTGCTCCTGATTTAAGAACTGAAGATGTTTGTGATGATGACTCGGAGACGGCAGGGAAGCAGAATGTTAGTAGTGAAGAGTTACCTGAAGATACTCTTGATCATAACCTCAAATCAAACTCAATCCAAGACACAGATACTTGCTTGGATTCTGATGACCAAAGTCATGATTGCTCCACACATGGAGAAGACGCAGTGAGAGAATACCAGGTCTCTGAAGATGCAGACTTGTCGTCGAGGCTTTATGAGAGGACAGAGGAGAGACAGGAAACCAAGAAGACAGAGGAGGATGAAGCTGAAGAGAGGATAGCCCGGTTACAGGAGGAGGCGTTGCAGAGGCATCTCAAGCACATCTCAAAGGATATTCAGAACTACTTAG ATAAATTACATTCCCTGTTAGTTGCTGTGTATGAGGAACTAGACAGCGCCCTCGCCAAGGAGCAGTGCATAGCCGTCATCGAGAAACATTTCTTCCACTACATCTGGCAACCACTCCTTACACTCTTCAG GCGATCAAATCTCAGGAAAGAGATGGCTGCGGCAACAGCTATGACCAAATACCAGAATGCCTTGCCGGAGAATATCGGCATCATCGGGAAGCTGTGcctgacaacagagggcgctgctCAAGACGAGAATTCGTACCCGTACCAGCTGGCTGTTGAGGAGTTGAGGAGAATCAGTGGCTACTTCAGCCCTCTTGATAAACTGGAATGTGTTG TTAAAGCTTCACGGGCCATCATTACCTGCGTGGGAGACTTTTATGAAGCTCAGGGTCAGGCAAGAGAAAATGCTGAGAATGCTGT AGGTTGTGACGACCTTCTACCCATCCTTAGCTTTGTGGTCATTAAGTCTGCCCTGCCTCATATCGTCTCAGAATGTAGCGTCATGGAGGAGTTCATTCATGAAGG ATATCTGTTTGGCGAAGAAGGCTATTGTTTAACAACCCTGCAGACATCGTTAGGATATGTACTCAAGCTTGCCGAAGATTAA
- the LOC139935223 gene encoding VPS9 domain-containing protein 1-like isoform X4, whose translation MVSNSASAEGFLPFAQVAKVMDIIKASFGNLADFLQENLALQRRLMENMAIARAREAGLAKKIHERHQRLQEEAARRFSSTGEPTKMEIELRQIYASVMEFENNESWLLEWREKLREAPKDLKFIHALISHILACQDHPFTQLLKKFQFSVYQSLLPLIQKDAEALEQIRVPYKMVEPLAMSDSKPRVIPTDSFAAPEDLDESLDEDLMRRLKALRTSSHIDQRESLYGNMLASSSSQDKEEEEGDLWDELNSGDETLEDGIEEETRKGDGEEEAPSNHSETTSVKSVGDSGDEKEVLKTRLPNNEELTEGGEGDAATHDSPLRSREASVGESGEETDVIQNNLQSDEEQRDLECNIEKSREPSRSSENLEEEDGEDVFVETDVVHRMRSVSLEIQDDLAEALTEGDKLTKELEDQVAEDSAVAERNMNGNIEETNCINSGDESDVAPDLRTEDVCDDDSETAGKQNVSSEELPEDTLDHNLKSNSIQDTDTCLDSDDQSHDCSTHGEDAVREYQVSEDADLSSRLYERTEERQETKKTEEDEAEERIARLQEEALQRHLKHISKDIQNYLDKLHSLLVAVYEELDSALAKEQCIAVIEKHFFHYIWQPLLTLFRRSNLRKEMAAATAMTKYQNALPENIGIIGKLCLTTEGAAQDENSYPYQLAVEELRRISGYFSPLDKLECVVKASRAIITCVGDFYEAQGQARENAENAVGCDDLLPILSFVVIKSALPHIVSECSVMEEFIHEGYLFGEEGYCLTTLQTSLGYVLKLAED comes from the exons AACCTTGCCTTACAACGGAGGTTAATGGAAAATATGGCCATCGCAAGAGCACGAGAAGCAGGG CTCGCTAAGAAGATCCATGAGCGCCACCAGCGTCTCCAGGAAGAGGCTGCAAGGCGGTTCTCGTCCACCGGAGAGCCGACTAAAATGGAGATTGAACTCCGACAGATCTACGCCAGCGTCATGGAGTTTGAAAATAACGAG TCCTGGCTTCTTGAATGGAGGGAAAAGCTCCGTGAGGCGCCCAAAGATCTGAAATTCATCCACGCCCTTATCAGCCACATCCTTGCCTGCCAAGATCATCCCTTCACACAACTCCttaagaagtttcagttttccGTCTACCAGAGTCTTCTTCCACTCATCCAGAAAGATGCGGAGGCCCTTGAGCAGATCAGAGTACCTTACAAGATGGTGGAGCCTCTCGCTATGTCAG ATTCCAAGCCGAGAGTCATCCCTACAGATAGTTTTGCAGCTCCTGAAGATCTTGATGAAAGTCTAGATGAGGACCTGATGCGTCGACTCAAAGCCTTGAGGACATCCAGCCACATTGACCAAAGAGAATCTCTGTATGGTAACATGCTGGCATCGTCTTCCTCGCAAGacaaggaggaggaggagggcgATTTGTGGGATGAGCTGAACTCCGGGGATGAAACCCTGGAGGATGGAATCGAGGAGGAGACAAGGAAGGGAGATGGTGAAGAAGAAGCTCCATCAAATCACTCAGAAACTACCTCAGTTAAGAGTGTAGGTGACTCGGGTGATGAGAAAGAGGTCTTGAAGACCCGTTTGCCGAATAATGAAGAGCTGACAGAAGGTGGTGAGGGAGACGCAGCAACACATGATTCCCCATTGAGAAGTCGAGAGGCTTCAGTCGGGGAGTCGGGTGAGGAAACCGATGTCATACAGAATAATCTTCAAAGTGATGAGGAACAGCGAGATCTTGAATGTAATATTGAAAAATCAAGAGAACCTTCAAGGAGTTCGGAGaatcttgaagaagaagatggagaagaTGTTTTTGTAGAGACTGATGTCGTTCATCGGATGAGGAGTGTCAGTCTAGAGATCCAAGACGATCTCGCAGAAGCCCTGACAGAGGGCGACAAACTCACAAAGGAGCTTGAAGACCAGGTCGCAGAAGACTCGGCAGTCGCGGAAAGAAACATGAATGGAAATATAGAAGAAACAAACTGTATCAACAGTGGCGATGAGTCAGATGTTGCTCCTGATTTAAGAACTGAAGATGTTTGTGATGATGACTCGGAGACGGCAGGGAAGCAGAATGTTAGTAGTGAAGAGTTACCTGAAGATACTCTTGATCATAACCTCAAATCAAACTCAATCCAAGACACAGATACTTGCTTGGATTCTGATGACCAAAGTCATGATTGCTCCACACATGGAGAAGACGCAGTGAGAGAATACCAGGTCTCTGAAGATGCAGACTTGTCGTCGAGGCTTTATGAGAGGACAGAGGAGAGACAGGAAACCAAGAAGACAGAGGAGGATGAAGCTGAAGAGAGGATAGCCCGGTTACAGGAGGAGGCGTTGCAGAGGCATCTCAAGCACATCTCAAAGGATATTCAGAACTACTTAG ATAAATTACATTCCCTGTTAGTTGCTGTGTATGAGGAACTAGACAGCGCCCTCGCCAAGGAGCAGTGCATAGCCGTCATCGAGAAACATTTCTTCCACTACATCTGGCAACCACTCCTTACACTCTTCAG GCGATCAAATCTCAGGAAAGAGATGGCTGCGGCAACAGCTATGACCAAATACCAGAATGCCTTGCCGGAGAATATCGGCATCATCGGGAAGCTGTGcctgacaacagagggcgctgctCAAGACGAGAATTCGTACCCGTACCAGCTGGCTGTTGAGGAGTTGAGGAGAATCAGTGGCTACTTCAGCCCTCTTGATAAACTGGAATGTGTTG TTAAAGCTTCACGGGCCATCATTACCTGCGTGGGAGACTTTTATGAAGCTCAGGGTCAGGCAAGAGAAAATGCTGAGAATGCTGT AGGTTGTGACGACCTTCTACCCATCCTTAGCTTTGTGGTCATTAAGTCTGCCCTGCCTCATATCGTCTCAGAATGTAGCGTCATGGAGGAGTTCATTCATGAAGG ATATCTGTTTGGCGAAGAAGGCTATTGTTTAACAACCCTGCAGACATCGTTAGGATATGTACTCAAGCTTGCCGAAGATTAA